Proteins encoded together in one Candidatus Neomarinimicrobiota bacterium window:
- a CDS encoding YggT family protein, whose amino-acid sequence MGHLLIILGRIVSLAISILEVLIIVQVVLSWLGVRLPLNQLTRLFYALTDAVYRPVRAVIPTLFGGLDISPLIALAGLYAIDRWLVSAIIRMGYRLAG is encoded by the coding sequence ATGGGACACTTGCTCATCATTCTCGGTCGGATTGTTAGCCTCGCCATTTCAATCCTGGAAGTGCTCATCATCGTCCAGGTGGTGTTGTCGTGGTTGGGTGTTCGCCTGCCGCTGAATCAGCTCACCCGCCTGTTCTACGCCCTTACCGATGCCGTTTACCGGCCCGTCCGGGCGGTCATCCCCACTCTGTTCGGCGGCTTGGACATTTCCCCCCTGATCGCCCTGGCGGGGCTGTATGCCATCGATCGCTGGCTGGTAAGTGCCATCATCCGGATGGGCTATCGACTGGCAGGGTGA
- a CDS encoding S8 family serine peptidase: MATAFAAASPVDKIHPTTYESGKRDKGNVHAWIFFTCKAQSLARGAAEVPVTNKALERRERRGVVSLEEGRELDRRVDPEFIRQVQATGAVIRRESRWLNAVSVRATPEQLESVAQFSFVTQIEPVRQLVRPPLPATAGPSIPGPPAMSQSNQLDYGPSYNQLALMNVPALHDRGYSGKNIIVLMLDTGFYKEHEAIQPDRILDEYDFLENDRETQNETIAEDSVGQHSHGTYTYTALGGNSPGYLIGPAYECSFLLAKTESIPGEFQGEEDNYVAGLEWGEALGADIVSSSLGYLYWYEYEDLDGQTAITTRAVLWATRLGMLVVTAAGNQRNSSDPPGWGGYIIAPADADSIIAVGAVDSKGQLTSFSSHGPTYDGRIKPEVVAQGVSVSCASPSGPAAYTHKSGTSLATPLVAGSAALLFQAHPTWRPADARTALMATSSREDRPDNDYGWGIPDLLAALNYHAGKPAEYYALQIEKAYPNPFQVGTKPYIVIEWTKPYRSAVKLDVYNLLGQHVVNLYVRPSKAPGPGTAVWPVVDAKGRRVPSGIYLVRLTDGRGTTARRITVQ, encoded by the coding sequence ATGGCGACCGCCTTCGCCGCCGCTTCACCCGTCGATAAGATCCATCCCACAACCTACGAGTCAGGCAAGCGCGATAAGGGAAACGTTCACGCCTGGATATTCTTCACGTGTAAGGCCCAATCCCTGGCCCGAGGGGCGGCAGAGGTCCCGGTCACTAATAAGGCTTTAGAGCGACGTGAGCGGCGGGGAGTGGTGTCCCTGGAGGAAGGCCGGGAGCTGGACCGGCGGGTCGATCCGGAATTCATACGCCAGGTGCAAGCAACGGGGGCGGTTATCCGGCGCGAGAGCCGCTGGCTGAACGCCGTGAGCGTACGGGCAACGCCCGAGCAGCTGGAATCGGTGGCCCAGTTTTCCTTTGTAACTCAAATTGAGCCCGTGCGGCAGCTGGTTCGACCGCCGCTGCCCGCCACAGCCGGTCCTTCAATTCCTGGACCGCCGGCAATGAGCCAATCAAATCAGCTCGATTACGGCCCAAGCTATAACCAATTGGCCCTGATGAACGTTCCGGCCCTTCACGACCGGGGTTACTCCGGGAAAAACATCATCGTGCTCATGCTTGACACCGGGTTCTACAAAGAGCACGAGGCCATACAGCCCGATAGAATCCTGGACGAGTACGACTTTCTGGAGAATGATCGGGAAACACAGAATGAGACTATCGCTGAGGACAGCGTTGGCCAGCACAGCCACGGCACCTATACCTATACGGCGTTGGGCGGTAACAGCCCGGGCTACCTGATCGGACCGGCCTATGAATGCAGCTTCCTGCTGGCCAAGACCGAATCAATCCCGGGCGAGTTTCAGGGAGAAGAAGACAACTACGTGGCGGGACTGGAATGGGGCGAGGCTCTGGGCGCGGATATCGTCTCCAGCTCTCTGGGGTACTTGTACTGGTACGAGTACGAAGATCTTGATGGACAAACGGCCATTACGACCAGAGCTGTGCTCTGGGCCACGCGCTTAGGCATGCTGGTGGTAACCGCCGCCGGTAACCAGAGGAACAGTTCCGATCCGCCGGGCTGGGGCGGCTATATCATCGCCCCTGCCGATGCTGATAGCATCATCGCTGTCGGTGCGGTAGACTCCAAGGGCCAGCTGACGTCATTTTCAAGCCACGGCCCGACCTACGACGGGCGCATCAAGCCGGAGGTGGTGGCTCAGGGAGTAAGCGTGTCTTGCGCCTCTCCAAGCGGACCGGCAGCGTACACCCATAAAAGTGGCACGTCGCTGGCAACACCGCTGGTGGCGGGCAGCGCGGCGCTGCTGTTTCAGGCGCACCCTACCTGGCGGCCGGCAGATGCCAGAACCGCCCTCATGGCCACCTCCAGCCGGGAAGACCGGCCGGATAACGACTACGGCTGGGGTATACCGGACCTGCTGGCAGCACTGAACTACCATGCCGGGAAGCCGGCGGAATACTATGCCCTCCAAATAGAGAAGGCATACCCCAATCCTTTTCAGGTCGGGACGAAGCCCTATATCGTCATTGAGTGGACGAAACCCTACCGGTCGGCGGTCAAGCTGGACGTCTACAATCTATTGGGCCAGCACGTGGTCAACCTGTACGTCCGTCCCTCCAAGGCGCCA